TTCTTTACTGTTGGCCAGACGTTGTTTCTTGGCAACTGTGTGTGGATGATCACCCTTCCTGATCTTAGGGCCCCGTTGCTCATCTTGGTCACTCATGTTTGGAAAGTGAAGATATACAGTATAAAATAAAACCTCTTCTTGATACACTCCAGAtttctgaaaatttttCCCTTCTTGCGGGAAACTTGTGCATGAAAAAGGCTGCAGTAGaagagtgaaaaaaaaaaaaaaattatcaCAACCTTAAACACCAACTTCTCTTGTAATGTAGGAATTGGTTCTGAGTGAACAAGAAGTACAAACAGCAGCAGATGCGTCCATTAACAGAGACAGAGACAAAGGTTGTCTTTGAGAAGCTTGCCAACTATATTGGTAGAAACATTTCCCAGTTACTTACAGATACACATGTTTTCAGGATTCAGAAGGATCGATTATACTATGTTCCTGTTGAAATTGCGAGGTTTGCCACGTCGGTTGCACGTAAGCAGCTCATGTCTGTAGGTGTGTGTTTTGGGAAATTCACAAAGACGGGAAAGTTTAGGTTGCACATCACTTCATTGCCATATCTGTCCAAATACGCAAAGTACAAGATATGGATCAAAAACAACGGTGAAATGCCCTTTTTGTATGGTAACCACGTCTTGAAGGCGCATGTGGGGAAGATGAGCGACGATGTCCCTGAACATGCCGGTGTCATTGTGTTTTCGATGAACGACACGCCGTTGGGATTCGGGGTATCAGCAAAGAGTACCATTGAGGCCAGAAATCTACAACCAACTTCCATTGTTGTTTACAGACAAGGAGATATTGGTGAATATCTAAGAGACGAAGATACGTTGTTTACCTGATATATAGTAGAGATAGAGAATTATATTCACAATGTGACTAAATACCTTGTGTAAGTTTGGAACGTTTAGATTTTTTCGAAGACTTGAACGACGATCTATCCTTGAGGGGGAGCCATCTCTCTGGGTCTGAGGAATGTCCCCTATGGCGTGGTTTCCGATGGCGCTTTGCCCGGACGACATGTGTTGGATGGGAGGTTGGTGTCAAGAGGTCATCGATGGAGAGGGCGGAAACATTGACAGAGGAGGTATCGACGTCAGTTGCAGTCAGAGAGATGCCGTACTTGTCAAGGGTTTCTCTTGATTTCTCGGCATCGTAGGGGAGAAGCTTGAGAGCAACAAAGGTGATGTATTCCTTTGGGGTTGCCGAGTCGAATGACTCGATGATGGAGAGCAAAGCCATTGGCAATTTCTTGGAGTTGATCTTCTCCAAGAGGGTAATGAGCAGCTTCCCCAAAGCCGGAGTGGATGGGTCAACTAGGGTGATTGCCCTCTGGTAGTTACCAGTGTCGATTGCTTCCTGGATTGTCCTGTAAACGCCATAGTTTGACTTTCCAATGGCCACATCGAGTTGTTGAATGTTTGATTTCACAATGGCCAGCTGAGGAGTTGTTAATTTATATTGATTAATATCAACAGTGCCTAAATCCAATTCTCTAATAGCCAAATGAGGAGATTCAACTTTTTCCTTGGATAAGGTGTTGAATTTCCCCGTTAAGGAGTTGTCGAATAATGAAGGATTACCCAAGAGCAAATCAATATAAGCCATTTGTTGTTTAATTGGAGTCTGttctatttttctttcaacatcatccaATTGTTGTGTCAACTCCAAGGCTTTCCCAAGAGTTTCTAAAGCCCTCCTAGCTTGTCCATTACAGAGTTCAAGAAGGGCAACGTTGAATAGTTGATCATAAGAGTCGTCAATAATTGGGGTTATTGGTTGGATTTCATTAGACATTGCACCTTGCATCAACATTTGGACAATAACGGCCCTCTCATTGACAGAAACATCATGGAGTTCGTCCTCCATTGAGAGAGACTGGTAGATTTGCAAGGCCTTCTTGGATTGACCACATTGGTAGTAATATTGTGCCAAAATATGTTTAAGAGAACGTTTGTCTTTATAACTTGTAGCCACTTGTTCAACCTTTGGATCGTTAAGTTTGTAATATATATATGCTATTTCATTGACAAGCTCTTCGCCTGCTTCAGCTACAAGAGACTCATTGGCCTCAACGATTTCTC
The Pichia kudriavzevii chromosome 2, complete sequence DNA segment above includes these coding regions:
- a CDS encoding uncharacterized protein (PKUD0B07160; similar to Saccharomyces cerevisiae YPL210C (SRP72); ancestral locus Anc_6.224), with the protein product MSLATKTAKLRLNKDKQGGNDDDDGERRKFGTSHTFDPLVIRDIDTFKKTLVTSIRNDHYNRAREIVEANESLVAEAGEELVNEIAYIYYKLNDPKVEQVATSYKDKRSLKHILAQYYYQCGQSKKALQIYQSLSMEDELHDVSVNERAVIVQMLMQGAMSNEIQPITPIIDDSYDQLFNVALLELCNGQARRALETLGKALELTQQLDDVERKIEQTPIKQQMAYIDLLLGNPSLFDNSLTGKFNTLSKEKVESPHLAIRELDLGTVDINQYKLTTPQLAIVKSNIQQLDVAIGKSNYGVYRTIQEAIDTGNYQRAITLVDPSTPALGKLLITLLEKINSKKLPMALLSIIESFDSATPKEYITFVALKLLPYDAEKSRETLDKYGISLTATDVDTSSVNVSALSIDDLLTPTSHPTHVVRAKRHRKPRHRGHSSDPERWLPLKDRSSFKSSKKSKRSKLTQGI
- a CDS encoding uncharacterized protein (PKUD0B07150; similar to Saccharomyces cerevisiae YPL211W (NIP7); ancestral locus Anc_6.225), producing MRPLTETETKVVFEKLANYIGRNISQLLTDTHVFRIQKDRLYYVPVEIARFATSVARKQLMSVGVCFGKFTKTGKFRLHITSLPYLSKYAKYKIWIKNNGEMPFLYGNHVLKAHVGKMSDDVPEHAGVIVFSMNDTPLGFGVSAKSTIEARNLQPTSIVVYRQGDIGEYLRDEDTLFT